The stretch of DNA GAATATTCGAGAAGTCTTTTTCGACGTTGCGGAAAAGATTGCGATTTGATACCAAGATTTGCTGGACGGAAGGGATGAGGGTTACCATCCGTCTTTCAGGAGAGGTTGATTAATATTCACCGGCCAGATCAAGCCGGCAATAAAGAAAGAAGCGGCGCGATGGCGGAACGTTCTCAGAATTTGCAGGACTTATTTCTCAATACTGTTCGCAAACAAAAGATTTCTCTCACAATTTTTCTCATTAACGGCGTAAAGCTCACGGGCGTTGTCACTTCTTTCGACAATTTCTGCGTTCTTCTTCGCCGTGACGGCCATTCGCAACTCGTGTATAAACACGCGATCTCAACGATCATGCCGGGTCAGCCCATGCAGATGTTCGAGAGCGAAGAAGCAGCGTCCTAACAAGGTCAGCAGTCATTTCGACACGCGATACCAGGAATGATTCCATCATCCCGGAGGCTCAGAGACTTCGGGATGATATACGGGCAACCGTCGTCGTGCCTGTGCTCAAGCAGGCGCGGAGTAGGAGTGCGCCCATCGAAGGAGCTGCGACCCGCTCGCCGGAAAGCCGCCTTGAGGAAGCGACCGGTCTCGCTGAGGCAATCGATCTGGATGTGGTCAACGGCGCGATCGTACCGATCTCCGACCCGCGTCCGGCTACGCTGCTCGGCACCGGCAAGATCGAGGACATCAAGGCGCAGCTCGATGAGCATGATTCCGGCCTGGTGATCGTCGATCACCCGCTGACGCCGGTGCAGCAGCGCAATCTCGAGAAGGAGTGGAATGCCAAGGTCATCGACCGCACGGGCCTGATTTTGGAAATTTTCGGCCGCCGCGCCTCGACGAAGGAAGGCACGCTGCAGGTCGATCTTGCGCATCTGAACTATCAGAAGGGCCGTCTGGTCCGCAGCTGGACCCACCTTGAACGCCAGCGCGGCGGCGGCGGCTTCATGGGCGGCCCGGGTGAAACGCAGATCGAAGCCGACCGCCGTCTGCTGCAGGATCGGATCATCAAGCTGGAGCGCGAGCTGGAGCAGGTCGTCCGCACCCGCCAGCTGCACCGGGCCAAGCGCAAGAAGGTGCCGCATCCGATCGTGGCACTGGTGGGCTACACCAACGCCGGCAAGTCGACGCTCTTCAACCGCATTACCGGCGCAGGCGTGCTCGCGGAGGACATGCTCTTCGCTACGCTCGACCCGACGCTTCGCCGCATGAAGCTGCCGCATGGCCGGACCGTCATCCTGTCCGACACCGTCGGCTTTATCTCCGACCTGCCGACGCATCTTGTCGCCGCCTTCCGCGCAACGCTTGAAGAGGTGCTGGAAGCCGATCTGATCCTCCACGTCCGCGATATGTCGGATGCAGACAATCAGGCGCAGAGCGCAGACGTGATGCGCATCCTGAAAGATCTCGGTATCGACGAGGCTGAAGGGGCACGACGCATCGTCGAAGTCTGGAACAAGATCGACCGTCTCGAACCGGAAACGCATGATGCGATGGTGCAGAAGGTTGCGGGCGCCGAAAACGTGGTCGCTGTTTCGGCCATCAGCGGCGAGGGCATCGATCACCTGATGCAGGAAATCAGCAAGCGCCTTTCCGGCGTGATGACCGCGACGACGATCAAGCTGCCTCTGGGCAAGCTGGCGCTGCTACCCTGGCTTTACGAACATTCGATCGTCGACGGCCGCGAAGACAATGAAGACGGCACGGTGACGCTCGACGTAAGGCTCGCCGAAAGCGAAGCCGCCGAATTGGAACGGCGCATGGGCGACGGCCCGAAGCCGCAGAAGGAAGACTGGGAATAGCGAGACGCCTGACCGCTTCTAAGCAAATTCGAGACCCGGCGTCCGTTGCGGATGAAAAGACGGTTCGGCACAGAAGCTGTCGCTGTTTGATGTCGCCTTGCCTCCTTTCTCATCCCTATGCCTGTCGCAGCGATCTCAAGTCCTTGGGTGCAGGAGACTTTTCTCTCGTGGCATGTGAGTCATTCACCGCGCGGACGCGCGGTGGCTGGCTTCCTGTGAGGCCAGTACGGGATGGACGCTGGTGGCAATGGGCAGTCATTCAGCGGATCCATACCGCAAAGGCGACCTACGGGGGAGGAGATCCTTCGAGACCCTGCGGCTTCGCCTTCAGGCACCTATGCCGAAGGCGGCAGATTCGACGAATAAGCGTCGACCCTCGACACTAGCCCCCCGCGACCGCCCGCTCGATCGCCTTGGCGGCCTGCCAGATTTCCTCCATGCGCTCCAGCGTTGCCGCCTCCAGTGTTTCGCCATCTGCTTCAAGCGTTTTCTCGATGTGATTGAATCGACGCCTGAATTTCGTGTTCGTGCCGCGAAGCGCCTGCTCGGGATCGGCCTGTACATGCCGGCCGATATTGGCAATGGCGAAGATCAGGTCGCCGAGTTCATCGCTGACCTTCGCGTGATTGTCCTCCTTGAGTGCGGCACGAAGCTCGCCGATCTCTTCCTCGATCTTGTCGAGGATGGGCTCTGGCGCCGACCAGTCGAAGCCGACCTTTGCTGCGCGTTCCTGCAGTTTCAGCGCTTCTGTGAGCGCGGGGAAGCTCCGCTGCACGGAGCCAAGAAAGCCTGCCTTGAAATCTTCGGAAACGCCGCGCCTTGCGCGCCTTTCGGCACGTTCGTGTTTCTCCGCCTGCTTGATCTCGTCCCACTGCTTCTTGACGCGTTCCGGCGTGTTGGCATCGGATCGCGCGAAGACATGCGGGTGGCGGCGGATCATCTTGCGCGTGATGGCTTCGACGACGTCGCCGAACGTGAATTCGCCGGCTTCCTCGGCCATGCGGGCATGGAAGACGACCTGCAGCAGCAGGTCGCCAAGTTCCTCGCAAAGGTCGTCCATGTCGTTGCGTTCGATCGCATCGGAGACCTCGTAGGCTTCCTCGATCGTATAGGGCTTGATCGTTTCGAAGGTCTGGACGATGTCCCAGGGGCAGCCGGTTTGGGGATCGCGCAGTGCCGCCATGATCTCGATCAGGCGCGAAATATCTTTTGAAGCTTCCATGATATCTCAGTTCAAGGGGATGGCATTGGCGTCTTTGGACGCCTGATAGATGTCGGACAGCGCATCGTAGCGG from Rhizobium sp. 007 encodes:
- the hfq gene encoding RNA chaperone Hfq, with the translated sequence MAERSQNLQDLFLNTVRKQKISLTIFLINGVKLTGVVTSFDNFCVLLRRDGHSQLVYKHAISTIMPGQPMQMFESEEAAS
- the hflX gene encoding GTPase HflX gives rise to the protein MRATVVVPVLKQARSRSAPIEGAATRSPESRLEEATGLAEAIDLDVVNGAIVPISDPRPATLLGTGKIEDIKAQLDEHDSGLVIVDHPLTPVQQRNLEKEWNAKVIDRTGLILEIFGRRASTKEGTLQVDLAHLNYQKGRLVRSWTHLERQRGGGGFMGGPGETQIEADRRLLQDRIIKLERELEQVVRTRQLHRAKRKKVPHPIVALVGYTNAGKSTLFNRITGAGVLAEDMLFATLDPTLRRMKLPHGRTVILSDTVGFISDLPTHLVAAFRATLEEVLEADLILHVRDMSDADNQAQSADVMRILKDLGIDEAEGARRIVEVWNKIDRLEPETHDAMVQKVAGAENVVAVSAISGEGIDHLMQEISKRLSGVMTATTIKLPLGKLALLPWLYEHSIVDGREDNEDGTVTLDVRLAESEAAELERRMGDGPKPQKEDWE
- the mazG gene encoding nucleoside triphosphate pyrophosphohydrolase, translated to MEASKDISRLIEIMAALRDPQTGCPWDIVQTFETIKPYTIEEAYEVSDAIERNDMDDLCEELGDLLLQVVFHARMAEEAGEFTFGDVVEAITRKMIRRHPHVFARSDANTPERVKKQWDEIKQAEKHERAERRARRGVSEDFKAGFLGSVQRSFPALTEALKLQERAAKVGFDWSAPEPILDKIEEEIGELRAALKEDNHAKVSDELGDLIFAIANIGRHVQADPEQALRGTNTKFRRRFNHIEKTLEADGETLEAATLERMEEIWQAAKAIERAVAGG